A genomic window from Brassica oleracea var. oleracea cultivar TO1000 chromosome C8, BOL, whole genome shotgun sequence includes:
- the LOC106309863 gene encoding uncharacterized protein LOC106309863: MMILKLLYEIYMMSNMQEKLRLSIEGSLEKFGVLEQLKPTSVLREKHRTRESSDGCFPMTKAKENPLDVAPDRIDLLMYSREKFSEEFLVTIKKSSSFFGNYPELERKMKDLVLQVLKKFGPLLIKLAATVAHERAKAAFFMYHRGREDWSGTWTYFNYINKSGCLAKEFTQHTGKIFLGGWMSYLVGDLLQKHDVAYGLQSEIVEGVIDDNLECICERLGECAEMEANVYFRKQIDSWALTSHKNLVDEISHELVKDVTVDAMSNFLETVREISAEEKLAALFKVVCDQFDFQKDPPSICMYTKKMAYLDPLLKGENGRMQDLMHALEYFCRNSSFSRGLEDLIVDGFRRTGYLNEAAILQWFEQGRTRAENRAQPCEKLRDPALEQREMQLDQLFSQI; this comes from the exons ATGATGATTCTCAAGCTGTTATATGAGATTTACATGATGTCAAACATGCAAGAAAAACTTCGCTTGAGCATTGAG GGATCGTTGGAGAAGTTTGGTGTTTTGGAACAACTAAAGCCAACTTCCGTACTGCGAGAAAAGCACAGAACAAGGGAGAGCAGTGATGGTTGTTTTCCCATGACCAAAGCTAAAGAAAACCCGCTTGATGTTGCACCTGATCGCATT GACCTCCTCATGTATTCAAGAGAGAAATTCTCTGAGGAGTTCCTTGTTACCATTAAGAAATCAAGTTCTTTTTTTGGAAATTACCCAGAGCTCGAGAG GAAAATGAAAGATCTCGTGCTGCAAGTTTTGAAAAAATTTGGACCACTGCTTATCAAACTTGCTGCAACTGTTGCACACGAGCGCGCCAAGGCAGCCTTTTTTATG TATCACCGTGGTAGAGAGGATTGGAGTGGGACTTGGACATACTTCAATTACATAAATAAATCTGGGTGTTTGGCTAAAGAGTTTACTCAACACACGGGCAAG ATATTTCTTGGCGGCTGGATGTCATATCTTGTTGGGGACTTACTTCAGAAACATGATGTTGCATATGGTCTTCAAAGCGAAATAGTTGAAGGTGTGATTGACGACAACCTTGAATGCATCTGCGAGAGACTTGGAGAGTGTGCTGAAATGGAG GCAAATGTATACTTTAGGAAACAAATAGATTCATGGGCGCTAACGAGTCATAAAAATCTCGTGGATGAAATATCTCACGAGTTGGTGAAAGATGTTACTGTCGATGCTATGAGCAACTTCCTGGAAACTGTTCGAGAAATCTCCGCGGAAGAAAAATTGGCCGCATTATTCAAGGTCGTGTGCGACCAATTTGATTTCCAGAAAGATCCCCCTAGTATCTGTATGTATACAAAGAAGATGGCCTACTTGGATCCTCTGTTGAAAGGAGAAAACGGAAGAATGCAAGATCTGATGCACGCTCTGGAGTATTTCTGCAGAAACTCAAGTTTCTCGAGGGGGCTAGAAGATTTAATCGTGGATGGTTTCCGTCGAACAGGGTATTTAAATGAGGCGGCAATTCTGCAATGGTTTGAACAAGGTCGTACAAGGGCTGAAAATAGAGCTCAACCGTGTGAAAAACTTAGAGATCCAGCGCTTGAGCAAAGAGAAATGCAATTGGATCAGTTATTTAGTCAGATATAA